From the Paenibacillus sp. MMS20-IR301 genome, the window GAGCAATATCATCAACCTGATGTCGGCTGTGTCGCCGGTTAAGCCTGCTGCATTTATCTGGGGGACTGTGCTCGGCAATCTGTCTTATATCTGGCTGTTCGGCACGATCAGCTCCACGCTGATTGTCCCCCGGGAGGAATGGAACGGGTTCCTTGCCTGGTACGCGGTATTTGTGGTGATCCTGATTGCTATATTTGTCCGCCGCCACTGGGGCCATCTGCAGGAGGATAAGCGCAAGCGGCTGGGGTAGAGCAGAGCCTGCTGCGCTTTTACCAGCCCCTGCGTCTGCGCAAGGAAATAATATGTGCGAGATGATGCTTGCCGTGCCAGGCGTAGATGCCTATATTTCTGCCAATGGAGACTTCTCCTGATTCCGGATGAACAAATGTCTTGTCCATATCTGCAGGAGTCAAGTTGTGTAAAAGCTTCGTCCAGCGGGTGTGCAAGGCTTCCAGAAGCACAAGTGAAGTCTCGATTGGCAAAGTATAGTCAGATAATTCCGCCCACTCCGTTTCGTTATAAGGCTTGATGGTAGGACGTTCTTCTGTAAGAGCTAATTTGAAACGGATGAAGGCATTCATATGGCTGTCTGCCACATGATGGATGACTTGCCGCACAGTCCAGCCCCCGGGGCGGTAAGCTGTTTCAAGCTGTTCCTGATTCAGATCTTGTACAGCAGACCTTAATAATCCCGGTAAAGCCCCGATTTCACTAATCCAGTTACTTGTAACACTGCCGGTAATTTCTTCATCAAATTGAAAAGTGCCGATCGGATATTTCAGATCCATTGGTGCCATCCCCCTTCTTGCAGCCCACTCAAATGAACCGCTATAGATATAGCTCTAATTCTACAACGAATTCTCCGGCACCTGTACCCCTGAATTGCGGCGGCCGGACAAGGAAACTTACCCCTGTGCCCCACATTGTGGGGTTATTTTGCCTGTCTCCCGAATAGCCTATAAGTATGGAGGCGGCTTGACCGCAGCATGTCGGGAGGGATTGCAGGGCATGGGCAGAATCAGAAAATGGGGGAACCGGAGAGCAGGCATGCCGAACCTTGGCCGTATCCGGCTGCCGGGACTCAGCTGGAGCGGGCTGGCGAGACCGGCCGGGTTCAAAGCTAAACCGTCTAAGGCTGCTGTATTCAGGCCGCCGGGATCAGGTGCACGGTTTCAGGCGAAGCCGTCCAGAAGCGGGGGGAGGCCGGCCAGCCGGGGAACGGGAGGCTTCGTGGCGAAGCCTTCACGGACAGCGGGGCGGCACCTGCAGGGGGAAACGCGCTACGAGAGTGTTCCGCCTGCAGGTGCCGGCGCTCCCGGCCAGCGAGTCTGGCGCAAAGCCGGCCGGGGAAGCGGCTCGCGGTGGTTCCATTTCTTCGGCGGCAGGCGGCAGGGAGGGCAGGGAGCGAACCCGGGGAAGGAGGCCAGGCCGCGCAGGCGCGGCAGATTCTGGCTGATCCTGAGCCTGGTGCTGATTCTGGGCGTGCTGCAGGGGCTGCGTTATGTGGAGCGGCATTTGAAGCCGCCGATTGTTCATCTGGCACAGATCCGCGTGAAGCAGATTGCTACGGAATCAATCAACAAGGCGATCACCTCACAGGTTGAGGACAGCGGAAGCGCTGAAGGCCTGATTGACTGGAAGACGGATCAGAGCGGCAAGATCTCCGGCTTCATGCTCAACTACAAGGAGCATATGCGGATTACCTCGCAGGCAGCGGAGGTCATCCAGTCCACCCTGCAGGAGCTGCAGAACCGGACGGAGCATATTCCGCTCGGCCAGGCGCTCGGCAGTCCGCTGATTGCCTCTTATGGTCCGGATATTCCGATCAAGATAGAGCCGCAGGGCGCAGTCAAGGTAGAGCTGAATACAAGGCAGAAGAATGCCGGCATCAACATGATTCTCGTAGAAGTGTTTATTCATATCGTTACCGAGGTAGCGGTTGTCGTTCCGTTCGATATGGAGCCGCAGATCGTAGATACGGAGATTCCGGTCTCGTACCTGATGGTCGTCGGCGATGTTCCGATGTACTATTATGACAACCAGGGCCAGCCTGTTGGCGAGAACGGCAGCAGTGCACCGGGCATTGCCATTCCGGCACCGTCACTGACCCCGGAGAAGAGCGGCGCGAATACGGAGGGTACAGCCCCCGGCGGCGGCAGCTCAAGCGGAAATATGAATACAGAAGAGAATAATCCACCCCCGGCAGGCAATAACTCCTCACCGTCCGCAAACGCCGGGAACAGCGGCGCTGATAATGGCGGCGGAGAGTAAAGGGATGTAAGAGTAGTAGAATAAATAAGTGGAAAAACTCCATCTGCTGTTGGATGAACCGCTGATTCTGGTAGCTTAGATTGAAAAACGGCACTTAATTTTAGCCGGATTTGCTTACTGCGGGGATATAGGCAGAATTAAGTAGCATAAATCCAATTAATTTCTGTAAAGCAAGCAAACCGGAAGGATTAAGTGGAGGAAATCCAACTATTGTACCTTGGAGGGCCAGGGGCAGCAATCTTGCGGGCCTTCGTGTCGTTGAAGAGATAATAAAAAAGACTGCCAGGAAGAATCCCAGGAACCCTAAGAGCCGCCGTGAATAGGCGGCTCTTCCTTTTGCGCAGGCATAGCCGTGCTTGATGCAGTTAAGAACAGCTTTCCTCCCGCACTCCGTCCACCTGCACAATCATAATCCACCAATCCAATATTAATGCCCTATGATTAAGCCGTTACGGCTTTTATAATTAGGGCAAAGCTGCGGCGAAGCGAAGCTGCAAACCAATATCGGGGGGCTGAGCATAGTGAGAATATTGATCGTGGATGATGAGCCCAGGCATCTCAGGGGGATGGTCAATCTGATTGGGCGTCTCCGGCCGGAGGACCAGGTAGCGGCAGCGAAGGATGGCTTGTCGGCTATGGAGCTGGTGAAGGCTCATCGCCCGGAGGCTATATTGACAGATATCCGCATGCCCGGCATGGATGGGCTTGAATTTCTGGAACGGCTTAAACAAGAGGGCATCACAACCAGGGTTATTATGGTATCCGCTTACAATCTGTTTGAGTATGCCCAGAAGGCGGTTCATCATGGCGCTTATGATTACCTGCTGAAGCCGGTGGAGATTGAGAAAATAGCGGATGTCTTAAGCCGGATCGATCTCCAATTAATAGCAGAGAAGAAGCAGCGGAGCGAGGAGGAGGAGCTGCAGCACCGGCTTAAGCTGTATGGGCTCCGACCCAGATTGGGCATAACGGCCGGCATTATCTGGTCTTTGCCTCGAATGATATTCAGCAGGACGGTGAAACCGGGGGGCTTGAGATAGCCGTCGCGGATTCCCCTGAAGGTCCATACCGAGGGTATCTGGGCAGGCCGCTGATTGGCCGGTTCATTCACGGCGCCCAGCCGATCGACGCTCATCTGTTCAAGGATGATGACGGCGGCATCTATCTGTATTACGGGGGCTGGGGACATTGCAATGTATGCCGGATGAATGAGGACATGACAGGCTTTGTCCCTTTCCCGGACGGGCAATTGATCCGTTCTATTACCCCGCCCGGTTATGTGGAGGGGCCGTGTATGATTAAGAAGGACGGCCTGTATTATCTGATGTGGTCGATGGGCGGGTGGACCAACGGCACGTACCGGGTCGCTTACGGCGTAAGCGATAATCCTCTGGGGCCGTTCGATAACAAAGGAACCATACTGGAGAAGCAGGAGCCGGTAGCGGACGGCCCCGGCCATCACGGATATTTGCATCTGCCGGACCGCGATGAATGGCTGATCGTCTATCACCGGAGAATCATTGGAGACCCGGAGCCGGGCAACCGGATGCTGTGCATCGACAAGCTGGAAATGAATGCAGGCGAGATCAAGCCGGTCATCATGACTGACGGGTGGTGAGCATGTCTGCAGAAATGGCAAAGCAGCCGCTGCGGAGCAAATCGGGTTAACGGACCCCGTGTCTGCTGAAAATGGCAGATGAAGGGATACCTGCACCATCCCGCTCATACACTATAGACAGCACAGTTTTGACTAATGGAGTGTGAGTCTGAATGTCTTATGAGGCGATGAATGCTTGGAATACGGAGACGGACGGGAGTGCGGCACAAGCGGTCAGGAATGAACGGCTTGCCGGGAGATACAGCTATCTGGAACGGGAGGGCCTGCTCCCGCTTCCTGTGCAGGGAGGCATTACGCTTGTAGTAGAACTGCGGCATGCCGGTTGGTCGGCAGAATGCCTGCGGCTGCTGCTTCAGCACTCCGGGCCGTCAGTCCGGCTGATTGCGGTACCGGTGACCGCTGATTTTCCGCTGCAGTCTTTGTCGGAGCAGTTCGCCGGGGAACCGGGGCTGCTGTTTCTTCCGTTTACCGGAGATCATTACAGGGTGAATGAGGCCTTGGCTTTTGCCGAGACCTCCTTTGTCGTGCTGCTGGAGGATTGTGTGATGGTGTCGCCCGGCTGGCTCGGGAACCTGTTGTGGCCGCCGGTTGATGATCCTGCAGTAGGCGTGGTGGCACCCTATTCTGCGTCGGAACGGGGAGAGGG encodes:
- a CDS encoding YfiT family bacillithiol transferase; translated protein: MDLKYPIGTFQFDEEITGSVTSNWISEIGALPGLLRSAVQDLNQEQLETAYRPGGWTVRQVIHHVADSHMNAFIRFKLALTEERPTIKPYNETEWAELSDYTLPIETSLVLLEALHTRWTKLLHNLTPADMDKTFVHPESGEVSIGRNIGIYAWHGKHHLAHIISLRRRRGW
- the yunB gene encoding sporulation protein YunB — protein: MILSLVLILGVLQGLRYVERHLKPPIVHLAQIRVKQIATESINKAITSQVEDSGSAEGLIDWKTDQSGKISGFMLNYKEHMRITSQAAEVIQSTLQELQNRTEHIPLGQALGSPLIASYGPDIPIKIEPQGAVKVELNTRQKNAGINMILVEVFIHIVTEVAVVVPFDMEPQIVDTEIPVSYLMVVGDVPMYYYDNQGQPVGENGSSAPGIAIPAPSLTPEKSGANTEGTAPGGGSSSGNMNTEENNPPPAGNNSSPSANAGNSGADNGGGE
- a CDS encoding response regulator produces the protein MRILIVDDEPRHLRGMVNLIGRLRPEDQVAAAKDGLSAMELVKAHRPEAILTDIRMPGMDGLEFLERLKQEGITTRVIMVSAYNLFEYAQKAVHHGAYDYLLKPVEIEKIADVLSRIDLQLIAEKKQRSEEEELQHRLKLYGLRPRLGITAGIIWSLPRMIFSRTVKPGGLR
- a CDS encoding family 43 glycosylhydrolase, producing MQQDGETGGLEIAVADSPEGPYRGYLGRPLIGRFIHGAQPIDAHLFKDDDGGIYLYYGGWGHCNVCRMNEDMTGFVPFPDGQLIRSITPPGYVEGPCMIKKDGLYYLMWSMGGWTNGTYRVAYGVSDNPLGPFDNKGTILEKQEPVADGPGHHGYLHLPDRDEWLIVYHRRIIGDPEPGNRMLCIDKLEMNAGEIKPVIMTDGW